TATGATAGATTGCATGACGATCTTTTGATTGTACAAACCTTGCCACTTGAGACAGGATATGAGTCTATCGTAGCGAATGCAGGTTCTATGCGCAACAAAGGTATAGAGTTGATGTTGACGACAACTAACGTACAGACTGACCTGATCACATGGGAAACTACATTTACTTTCTCTAAAAACGTGAACACAGTAGAGTCTATCTATGGACAAGACGAGCAGGATGATGTTGGAAACAACTTGTTTATCGGAGAGTCTATCAATGCCTACTACAACTACGAGTTTGACGGTGTATGGCAAGCGGATGAGGCTGAACTCGCCGAATTGTACAATCAAGCCGAAGGTCAGGCTCGTGTAAAGGATCTCAACAATGATGGTGTGATCGATCCAGATGATGACAGAAAGATCCTTGGATCATCTAACCCCGATTGGACAGGTGGTTTGATTTCTAGATTGACTGTAGGTGGGTTTGATTTCAACTTTACATTATCGACTGTACAAGGCGTATTGGCTTATAGCAGGTTCCACGAGAACTTCGAAAATGTAGGAGATAGAGGTCGTCAGAAATTGGATATTGATTTTTATGTCCCTGAAAACAATGTGGGATTGACCCCAAGACCTTCTACCAGCTACCCACAAGCGCGAAACGAAGGTACCTACTGGAACCAATCAGGTGCAGGTGTAGGCTACTACAAAGATGCTTCGTTTGTCAAGGTGAACAACATTTCGTTGGGATACTCTTTGCCAAGCAGTGCACTCGAAAGATTGAAACTTCAGCAATTGAGAATTTATGTCAATGTGTTGAATCCATTCACTTTCACGGACTACACTGGGTTTGATCCTGAGTGGGCTACAGCTTCATTTAGCACAGGTGGTGTGAGCAACGTCATCACGCAGTTGGGTCTTAATTTGAAATTTTAAAATAAGGAAAGATGAAAAATATATTTTCAACACTAATAGTAGCACTGATCTTTCTAGCAGGTTGTGATAGTTTCCTTGAGGAGGAAAATAAATCAAATGTGACCGCTGAGGATTTTTATGTGACGGAAGAAGGATACTCTGCGTTGATCAACGCTGGTTATTCATCACTGAGAACTTTGTATGGGCAAGATCCATGGATGTTTGCTTCGGGTACTGATCTATATACTGATGGAAGAAACCAGTCTCCTGTAGGATTGGCTGGATATACACAGCTCAATGCTTCAGCCGAGGGCGTAGATTTCATTTATTTGAATGCATATGTAGCCATCCAAAGAGCCAATACGGCGCTTCACTATGCTACATTGACGGAGCCTACGGATGATTTGGACAAGCATGTCGCGGAGATGAAGTTCATCAGAGCCAACGCTTACTTCTTGTTGGTGCAGTCTTATGGCGGTGTAGCTTTGATTACAGAACTCGTAGACGAAGCAATCACTGAGTTTGATAGAGCTGAAGCAGCAGATGTATACGCGTTGATTATTCAGGATTTGGAAGAGGCTTTGCCGAATTTGCCAGATGGCACTTTTGACGGTCACGTGACTAAGAGAGCGGCTCAAGATATCTTGGCTAAGGTACACTTGACGAGAGCTTATGAGAGTTTCGCTGCAAGCGATGACTTCTCCAAAGCAGCTTCTTATGCGGATGCAGCGATCGGGGGGCAGTCATTGACGCAATCTTTCGAAGAGCTATGGACTCCAGGCAATGAAATGAACGAGGAGGTGATCTTCTCTGTGCAGTTTGATGCAGCGAGTATCAGTACTGCACCGACTGAGTTGGGCAACCAGCAACAAAATTACTTTGGTTCGTATACAGGAGGTACTGAGGTAGCAGGTGATGCACCATACAAGTCATACAACTTGTGTCCAACTCGATTTGCTTTGGATTTATTCGAGCAAGGAGATGAGCGTTGGGATGCTACCTTCATGACAGAAGTATACGCGAGATACTATGATTACTTTGACGTAGCGGATCATTCGTCTTTGGAAGTGGTACATTTCTATGCGCCATCATGGTACTCTTCTGCGGACAGTCTTGCCTATGTGAGTGCATTATCTGCTGACGAGTTGGTGAACTTTAGGTATCATAAATATGGTGATTACGATCCTGAAGGTGGAGATATCTCTGGAAACTACGCGACAATCATTGTCAAGAAGTTTGATGATCCTACTTCTAGATTTGCATCGAATGGAAACGATGCCTACACCAGTACTAGAGACGTAGTAGTATCTCGATTGGGAGAGACTTACTTGGTCGCAGCAGAGGCTTATTTGGGAGCAGGAAGTGATGCTACTGCATTGGATCGAATCAACGAAGTACGATCAAGAGCCAATGTGGCTGACTTGACAGCTATCGATATTGATGTCATCCTCGATGAGAGAGGTAGAGAGTTGATGGGAGAGTACAAGAGATGGTTTGATCTCAAAAGAACTGGCAAGTTGGTGGAAAGAGCTTCTGCTCACAACCCACAAGTATCTACACTAAACTTTGCAGGAAACAATGGAACACAAAAGATATTGAGACCTATTCCTCAGTCTGCATTGGATTTGAATCAAAATCCAGAATTCAATCAGAACCCTGCTTACGCGAAGTAATCCGTATCACTAAATAGAAGAATTATGTTTAAGAATATAAAATATATGTTTGCTATACTGTTGTCATTGACGGTATTGGCATGTAGCGAAGACGATAGTGGTAGCAATGAAACCATCACCATCAGCATCGATCAGGACCCTATAGATTATGCTCCAGTCAATTTGGACAGTGAGGATCAAGCGGGCTTCTCAGGTAACATTTCATCCAAATCAAGTTTGGTCAAAGTCACGATCAGTATCGTTACAGACAATGGCGACTTGGTGTTGGACGAAGCGACTAGCTTCGAGGGAGACGGTCGTTCGTACGATTTTGATGTGACTCCTGATTATGCATTGGGTATGTCATCACTCAAAGCGGTGGCTGAAAACTCAGCAGGAGATATCGTAGAGGGTTCTCGAAAAATCAATGTGAAAGGTGGGCCAAACTTATCTTTGGAGCAGTCGGAGTTTGTCATTGATTTGTCCGTAGAACCTACTGGGGCGTTGACAGGCAACGTGACCTCAGCAGGAGATATCCTTACTCAGGTGGACTACACACTGATATCGGGTGATGTCAGAGGAGATACCAAAACCGTGACTTTGTCAGGTGAAGAAAAGTCTTCATATGACATCTCAGAAGTATTCACTTTCGAGATGGGGATGACAGCTCTAGAAGTGGCTGTATCTGACGAAAGAGGAAACGTAACGACGAACACACTGTCTGTGTCTGTAGTAGCCTCTCCAGTATTCTTGTACTATGAATACATCGGCAAGGAGTTGCACGGTACGGATAAGAGAAAAACAGAAGGAAATGGAATCGGTATAGCTCTGATTGATGGAGCTGTCTATGACATGGCGACTATCACTGCAGATCCTGACGGTATGGGCATTGATTTCATGATCACCAATGCAGACAATACTACGCCAAAAGTTAGATTCTACTCACCATCAAGTCAGAATGGAGATAAATTCAAACTAAGCGAGATTAATGGTGAATTGAACTTGAATACTACCACTTTCTCTGTGTTGGATAGAGGAGACGAAGCATTCTTTGATGCAGCTACCAAAGACGATATCTTGGCTATGACCTTGACAGACGAAGGAGCGAGTACAAGAGATACTGATATCAGAGGCTTAGCCGATGGTGATTCCAATGTCGATATCGTAGGAGGAAGAGTTGTTTACTTCGAAACTCAATGGGGAGCACAGTGCCTAGTGAGATTGAGGGAAGTGAAGGAAAATCCAGAAAGTAGCACAATGAAAGGTGACTACTATGTCATGGACTTCAAAGTGGTTTACCAAGACCTCAACTAAAATTTAGAATACATACAACCAGGGTGCTTGTCACCTTGGTTGTATTCTTTTCTCAATTTCATTTTTTGACAACATCAATGTTGAAATATTTTCTGATTTTTCTTCTCACGATATGGATGAGTGGATGTCATCAGCAGGAATCCTACACGCTTCATTTGGTGGGAGACTCGACGATGGCAGACAAAAAGGATCCAGAACTCAATCCAGAACACGGATGGGGACAAGTGCTGCCGAGCTATTTTGACTCAGCAGTGACA
The DNA window shown above is from Reichenbachiella sp. 5M10 and carries:
- a CDS encoding RagB/SusD family nutrient uptake outer membrane protein, whose protein sequence is MKNIFSTLIVALIFLAGCDSFLEEENKSNVTAEDFYVTEEGYSALINAGYSSLRTLYGQDPWMFASGTDLYTDGRNQSPVGLAGYTQLNASAEGVDFIYLNAYVAIQRANTALHYATLTEPTDDLDKHVAEMKFIRANAYFLLVQSYGGVALITELVDEAITEFDRAEAADVYALIIQDLEEALPNLPDGTFDGHVTKRAAQDILAKVHLTRAYESFAASDDFSKAASYADAAIGGQSLTQSFEELWTPGNEMNEEVIFSVQFDAASISTAPTELGNQQQNYFGSYTGGTEVAGDAPYKSYNLCPTRFALDLFEQGDERWDATFMTEVYARYYDYFDVADHSSLEVVHFYAPSWYSSADSLAYVSALSADELVNFRYHKYGDYDPEGGDISGNYATIIVKKFDDPTSRFASNGNDAYTSTRDVVVSRLGETYLVAAEAYLGAGSDATALDRINEVRSRANVADLTAIDIDVILDERGRELMGEYKRWFDLKRTGKLVERASAHNPQVSTLNFAGNNGTQKILRPIPQSALDLNQNPEFNQNPAYAK